One Plasmodium vivax chromosome 13, whole genome shotgun sequence genomic region harbors:
- a CDS encoding hypothetical protein, conserved (encoded by transcript PVX_085750A), with the protein MDSAKIHLEINAGKCIYDGKTVKPDNRKGKLVLYKICDNLYNFQWINRENNKVEDNLILTKSISLERVEQCKTGRVYLLRNKLRGEVSFYWMQDYDDSKDEVFVKKFNSIIANDLSKDIGSKRRYNPNDYSSGLSDLLFAHNRNLQGVDSKKAVSFKDFFVSEHFSKLLEISEAYEELKMHMPAGYQGKNDIMDLINTRALNPNLKSLDMSLPSHLNFILMSLNLPPPEGNISDPMEYLVEALENKYKKEENN; encoded by the exons ATGGATTCAGCG AAAATTCACTTAGAAATAAATGCGGGGAAGTGTATTTATGATGGCAAGACAGTGAAGCCCGATAACCGAAAGGGCAAACTTGTCCTTTATaag aTCTGCGACAATCTGTACAACTTCCAGTGGATCAACAGGGAAAATAACAAAGTTGAG gacaatttaattttaaccAAAAGCATATCCCTCGAAAGAGTTGAGCAGTGCAAAACTGGGCGGGTGTATCTCCTCAGGAACAAATTGAgag gAGAGGTGTCCTTTTATTGGATGCAGGACTATGACGATTCGAAGGATGAG GTGTTCGTGAAGAAATTCAACTCCATCATAGCAAACGATTTGTCCAAAG ATATTGGGAGCAAAAGGAGGTATAACCCAAATGACTACTCGTCTGGGCTGTCAGACTTGCTATTTGCGCACAACAGAAATTTGCAGGGCGTCGACTCGAAGAAGG CGGTCTCCTTTAAGGACTTCTTTGTGAGCGAACATTTTTCCAAACTGCTCGAAATATCGGAGGCCTACGAGGAACTGAAAAT GCACATGCCGGCTGGGTATCAGGGCAAGAACGACATCATGGACTTAATCAATACCAGAGCTTTGAACCCCAACTTGAAGTCGCTCGACATGTCCCTGCCCTCCCACCTGAATTTCATCTTGATGTCCCTGA acTTACCCCCACCAGAAGGCAACATCAGCGACC CAATGGAGTACTTAGTTGAAGCgttggaaaataaatataaaaaggaagaaaacaacTGA
- a CDS encoding DnaJ domain containing protein (encoded by transcript PVX_085755A) produces the protein MEEIIIHMIIIAPLTKWLIGPNRSWNKGKREYGVYIALLLLFCVGIYELRKTNQNLYEVLQLNSYASKTDIQQSFRRLSRVYHPDKNKEADSFERFNKIREAYEILSNEKKKYIYDRFGDFAGSEITNFFYVEIIIIAIFQFAISFIFGFLYTYGKDNEKYRILICLYIGLNFCMELVFRFSPESTHFLSFLPIFCHYTPFERIHSLRVLVPLVMNGILLVDVYFIDEDTDLYVSTFCEYVFENSQKTIKNMDDAVIFCARLVDGKVSKASNFSWREKDPYSDVANIDELEDEETYDKKCDKNDLFYRLLYNVVETSTEDVELKIPKKALCRRFDWSRLYTESVMEKNTEEKDFEESNASKGILFSSLLYFVGLISHLLSK, from the exons atggaggagatTATCATCCACATGATCATCATCGCGCCACTGACCAAGTGGCTAATAGGACCGAACAGGTCGTGGAACAAGGGCAAGCGGGAGTACGGCGTGTACATCGCGCTGTTGCTCCTCTTCTGTGTAGGCATATACGAATTGAGAAAAACGAACCAAAATTTGTACGAAGTTTTGCAGCTAAATTCGTACGCATCCAAAACGGACATCCAGCAGTCGTTTAGAAGGCTATCCCGAGTGTATCATCCGGACAAGAACAAAGAAGCAGATTCATTTGAAcgatttaataaaataagagAAGCATATgaaattttatcaaatgaaaaaaaaaaatatatatatgacaGATTTGGAGATTTTGCTGGGAGCGAAATTACCAACTTTTTCTACGTGGAAATTATAATCATAGCGATATTTCAATTTGCCATTTCATTTATCTTTGGGTTTTTGTACACCTATGGAAAAGACAATGAGAAGTATCgaattttaatttgcttGTATATCGGTTTGAACTTTTGCATGGAATTGGTATTCAGATTTAGTCCGGAGAGTACTCACTTCCTTTcgtttcttcccattttttgccactaCACTCCTTTCGAGAGGATCCATTCCCTGAGGGTGCTAGTCCCCCTTGTGATGAATGGCATTCTACTGGTCGATGTGTACTTTATCGATGAGGACACGGACCTCTACGTCTCCACCTTTTGCGAGTATGTCTTTGAGAATAGCCAGAAGACCATAAAGAACATGGACGACGCGGTCATATTCTGTGCCCGCTTGGTGGACG gcAAGGTGAGCAAGGCGAGCAACTTCTCCTGGAGGGAAAAGGACCCCTACAGCGACGTGGCCAACATTGACGAACTGGAGGACGAAGAAACGTACGACAAGAAGTGCGACAAGAACGACCTGTTCTACAGGCTGCTTTACAACGTGGTCGAAACGAGCACGGAGGACGTGGAGCTGAAAATTCCCAAGAAGGCTCTCTGCCGTCGTTTCGACTGGTCCAGGTTGTACACGGAGAGCGTCATGGAGAAGAACACCGAGGAG AAAGACTTCGAAGAGAGCAACGCATCCAAGGGAATCTTATTCTCATCTCTGTTGTACTTTGTTGGTTTGATATCTCATTTGTTATCCAAGTGA
- a CDS encoding diphthamide biosynthesis protein, putative (encoded by transcript PVX_085760A), translated as MNQLSEKNKTVEEKKEKKVHCAIPKFILNNELLQKAIKKCFPENYNFEIYKCIDIILREQFKNIVLQLPEGLLIWGLYISEILYFFCECVEDVIILGDVTYGGCCIDDYTSEKLGCDLIIHYGHSCLIPLTVTKIRCIYVFVDIKLNSSHLVETIKKNFNKSDIVLLLGTIQFSCLVHNVHSILKRENYFDLFLPIPQVLPLTKGEVLGCTSPNLYHFLYEHVVGKEQPSQNGRSLSGAAQGEKYPSGDIPPKDGNNCQHSEAFIVNECKRFLQNNQVKIVFIADGRFHLESLMIHNPDFSFYRYNPFNKVITNEKHNYRLFHEIRKNEIKKCSNCKSVCIILSTLGRQGNVNILQNILNLLKQKNISFFILLLSEIFNEKLALFKNVDVFIQIGCPRLSIDWGNYNSKPLLNSYEAYVFLQAVKYKEIYPMDYYANMGNAWTNYNAGIGDASEKNLTMREIIRRRIQLRKSKISIRYQ; from the coding sequence ATGAACCAACTTAgcgagaaaaacaaaactgtcgaggagaagaaggagaagaaagtCCACTGCGCCATCCcgaaatttattttgaacAATGAGCTGCTGCAAAAGGCCATAAAAAAGTGCTTCCcagaaaattacaatttcGAAATATACAAATGCATTGACATTATCCTGAGGGAgcaatttaaaaacatcGTTCTGCAGTTACCTGAGGGGCTGCTCATTTGGGGATTGTACATTTCTGagattttatattttttttgtgagtgCGTGGAAGACGTAATTATCCTGGGGGATGTCACCTACGGTGGGTGCTGCATTGACGATTACACAAGTGAGAAGCTGGGCTGTGATTTGATCATTCACTATGGACACTCCTGTTTGATTCCCCTGACTGTAACAAAAATACGATGCATTTACGTCTTCGTGGACATCAAATTAAactcttcccatttggtggaaacgataaaaaaaaatttcaacaaAAGTGACATCGTTTTGCTGCTTGGCACGATACAATTTTCCTGCCTTGTACACAATGTGCATAGCATTTTGAAgagagaaaattattttgaccTTTTTCTGCCCATCCCACAAGTGCTCCCCCTGACCAAGGGAGAGGTCCTGGGGTGCACGTCCCCCAATTTGTATCACTTCCTCTATGAGCACGTTGTGGGGAAGGAGCAGCCCAGTCAAAATGGCCGCTCATTAAGCGGCGCAGCGCAGGGGGAGAAATACCCCTCTGGAGATATCCCCCCAAAGGATGGCAATAACTGCCAGCACAGCGAAGCATTCATCGTAAACGAGTGCAAacgatttttacaaaacaatCAAGTCAAAATTGTCTTCATAGCAGATGGGAGGTTCCATTTGGAAAGCCTGATGATACATAACCCCGATTTCTCCTTCTACCGATACAATCCATTTAACAAAGTAATAACGAACGAAAAACATAATTACCGCCTTTTTCAcgaaataagaaaaaatgaaataaaaaaatgctccaACTGCAAAAGTGTGTGCATTATTTTAAGTACTTTGGGAAGACAGGGAAATGTAAACATTTTacaaaacattttaaatctcctcaagcaaaaaaatatttccttttttatccttttactgtcagaaatatttaatgaaaaattagcCTTGTTCAAAAATGTTGACGTGTTTATACAAATAGGCTGCCCAAGATTGTCCATCGACTGGGGGAATTACAATTCCAAGCCTCTGTTAAATAGTTATGAAGCTTATGTTTTTTTGCAGGCAGTTAAATATAAGGAGATATACCCCATGGATTACTACGCCAACATGGGGAACGCGTGGACCAACTACAATGCTGGGATTGGAGACGCGAGTGAGAAAAACCTGACCATGCGGGAGATCATCCGTCGGCGCATTCAGCTGcgcaaaagtaaaattagCATTCGATATCAGTAG
- a CDS encoding hypothetical protein, conserved (encoded by transcript PVX_085765A), which yields MGSNKLADFFGEPSLNAGSRAYDRHQLGGAPSCFAKKKGKLFLLAREPLEDTIDHACMDTLHIAERVKGKIINEQFHLVLVLYMQILKAKKTQNKLNRGIDEKVEKAISAAIELYSLIEKQSENKNKKYLKEICSICDTLSHLLMRYNEDVVAERWGEELPTPRGGDLGGASGEDTLAEDEEPHEEKAPLTEKEPQGEETSGPQDSTQHTGGEKNVKGEKEECPHLGELPHGETYLENDFSTRNCIRCLYAAKELSETEYYDPHRKTKPFRYFQSGDPNLTLQDRKKLRKRFNRICRSKSYLLKQRRSSASSLDGSLSKGGMNLPRDLRRILLGTNKTITTFGTDKSGNINATIEFFTPYGGKEKNVINLNEYDYFFCSSGDESEVQSNTDGQPQNGRTPKGNSLFNRNNIFYVGNKKVLLNRKKKEKIIFQMNANGMLTKEIFKKGKQNENVLIKSFNENEWSDEHVDFCYLNEQKKKEKIVITKGRDGMCKRLFLDHELNGKQESFDLYRRGVFSVREVHLYDDAEAMAFRLLRRREAKDQNNRERAKDRNNRERANLGKEKKKFKGAEGAKTYPSKRTLAHTNEWSLEKGTGSPGSSKETSLESIFSKLKRRKERYLKAIYLCSDKETGPIRKSQNLRRIKMNLNGWERRKHPVGKRLTGKVPPAEGDKAVQPTPPQMDSPRWETQIGKVKKPKRPRRGGADAPLRKSPGSAEKKGEMDRKEKGKEREKGKEKEKGKESEKSKMAENTKRGEKSHTDKHHLRDRFTEKNPPQDDSPKEGNHIKLGEKKIKLGGNAMTYSKRENGYMNIYTDVKESNGAVAVGTFSLAKLASVIEKSHEEGDNPETDGNQKTNKKIEEFVFNENLKDISITSHNVSRKSSKNCVKYHQPQGEIPQEESGHILKKLHEEREASGGGPHGVEDGQPNGYPTSKGGDVIRAISKMFSKEDANLGGETGPTKLPTYRLHNNPDGTTDKNIFKKSSISLGELSKSPSGDMPKNALGYLRDHVGRQLSDSQSDVMSHQLNRQMSSQASHQMSSQASHQMSSQMSDQLGTEAEQPLKNIPSEVSSGLKSDPEAPKEERNVANEAAVAVRTQGDFPKGVLQQVNGPLEEEKKKRQQYLSRGFRAYAHIVLSESNVVTRKCIVSFDYASKKLSIVRNRKVFNIDVDKLYVQEMPTYEDDLGVIELVISERRSRVLLLESRDLVGLQNLGDEIGWISTPNARLGLHRGGTSLDTRRTAPQNMEGGKKDLTYKLNNHISKGKISFFDKIKLKSFLGKKK from the exons ATGGGTAGCAACAAACTGGCAGATTTCTTCGGAGAGCCCAGCCTGAACGC cgGCTCCCGCGCGTACGATCGACATCAGTTAGGTGGTGCCCCATCATGCTTCGccaaaaagaaggggaagcttTTTCTCTTGGCCAGAG AGCCCCTCGAAGACACGATCGACCACGCTTGCATGGACACTCTACACATAGCAGAAAGAGTCAAAGGGAAAATAATCAACGAGC AGTTCCACTTGGTTCTGGTCCTGTACATGCAAATACTGAAGGCAAAGAAGACGCAAAACAAACTTAACCGAG gCATCGATGAGAAGGTCGAAAAGGCCATTTCCGCGGCGATCGAATTGTACTCCTTGATA GAGAAGCAAAGCGAAAATAAGAACAAAAAGTACCTGAAGGAAATATGCTCCATTTGTGACACTCTATCTCATTTGTTAATGAGATACAATGAGGACGTCGTGGCTGAGcggtggggggaggagctGCCCACGCCGAGGGGTGGTGACCTTGGCGGGGCTTCTGGCGAGGACACGCTG GCCGAAGATGAAGAACCCCATGAAGAGAAAGCGCCACTGACAG AAAAGGAACCTCAAGGTGAAGAAACGAGTGGGCCACAAGATAGCACACAACATAcgggaggtgaaaaaaacgtGAAAGGAGAGAAAGAAGAATGTCCACATTTGGGAGAACTCCCCCATGGAGAGACCTACTTAGAAAACGATTTTTCAACGCGAAACTGCATCAGATGTCTCTACGCGGCTAAAGAATTAAGCGAGACAGAATACTACGACCCTCATAGGAAGACCAAGCCGTTCAGATATTTCCAATCAGGAGACCCCAATTTGACATTGCaggatagaaaaaaattgaggaaaagATTTAACCGCATTTGTCGGAGTAAATCCTACTTATTAaagcaaaggagaagcagtGCCTCCTCTCTAGATGGATCTCTCTCGAAGGGAGGAATGAACCTTCCAAGGGATTTGAGACGTATCCTTTTAGGGACAAATAAAACGATCACCACCTTTGGCACAGATAAGAGTGGCAATATAAATGCCACCATCGAGTTCTTTACACCCTACggagggaaggaaaaaaatgtcatcaaCTTGAATGAATATGATTATTTCTTTTGCAGCAGCGGTGATGAGTCAGAGGTGCAGAGCAACACAGATGGACAgccacaaaatggaagaaccCCAAAGGGGAACTCCCTATTCAATAGAAATAACATCTTCTACgtaggaaataaaaaagtccTACtgaataggaaaaaaaaagaaaaaataattttccagATGAATGCCAATGGTATGTTAACAAAGGAGAtcttcaaaaaaggaaaacaaaatgaaaacgttTTAATAAAATCGTTTAACGAAAATGAGTGGTCAGATGAGCATGTCGATTTTTGCTACCtaaatgaacagaaaaaaaaagaaaaaattgtcatCACGAAGGGGAGGGACGGGATGTGCAAACGTTTATTTCTGGACCACGAGCTGAATGGCAAACAGGAAAGTTTCGACCTTTACAGAAGAGGCGTCTTCAGCGTTAGGGAAGTCCATCTCTACGACGACGCGGAGGCCATGGCGTTTCGCCTTCTCAGGAGAAGAGAAGCAAAGGACCAAAACAACCGCGAAAGAGCAAAGGACCGGAACAACCGCGAAAGAGCAAATCttgggaaagaaaaaaaaaaattcaaaggCGCAGAGGGAGCCAAGACTTACCCAAGCAAACGCACCCTCGCCCACACCAATGAATGGTCGCTGGAAAAGGGAACAGGCAGCCCCGGGAGTAGCAAAGAAACTTCCCTGGagagcattttttccaagctgaaaaggagaaaggaaAGATACCTCAAGGCTATCTACCTGTGCAGTGATAAGGAGACCGGTCCGATTAGGAAATCACAAAATTTGAGACGCATCAAAATGAACCTTAACGGGtgggagaggaggaagcacCCAGTGGGGAAGAGGCTCACGGGGAAGGTACCCCCCGCCGAAGGGGACAAAGCAGTCCAGCCGACCCCCCCGCAGATGGATTCCCCCCGATGGGAAACCCAAATCGGGAAGGTAAAGAAGCCCAAAAGGCCGCGCAGAGGGGGGGCAGATGCGCCGCTTCGAAAGAGTCCTGGCTCAGCTgagaagaagggggaaatggacagaaaagaaaaagggaaagaaagggaaaaagggaaagaaaaagaaaaagggaaagaaagcGAAAAATCGAAGATGGCTGAGAATACCAAACGGGGTGAAAAATCCCATACGGATAAACACCACCTACGCGACCGCTTCACCGAGAAGAACCCCCCACAGGATGACTCACCCAAGGAAGGCAACCACATCAAGctaggcgaaaaaaaaataaagttagGGGGCAACGCCATGACCTATAGCAAACGCGAAAATGGGTATATGAACATTTACACAGACGTAAAAGAAAGCAACGGAGCTGTAGCGGTCGGTACGTTTTCACTGGCCAAGTTAGCATCCGTTATAGAGAAGAGTCACGAGGAGGGAGATAACCCAGAGACAGATGGTAAccaaaaaacgaataaaaaaattgaagaatttgtctttaatgaaaatttaaaagatatCAGCATTACGTCTCATAATGTCAGTCGAAAGAGTTCAAAAAATTGCGTTAAGTATCATCAACCCCAGGGGGAGATTCCCCAGGAGGAAAGCGGccacattttgaaaaagctACATGAAGAAAGAGAAGCCTCTGGAGGGGGACCACACGGGGTGGAGGATGGCCAACCAAATGGTTATCCAACCAGCAAGGGAGGGGATGTCATCAGGGCAATCTCAAAAATGTTTAGTAAGGAAGATGCAAATCTAGGTGGGGAAACAGGACCCACAAAATTGCCAACATACAGATTACATAACAATCCTGATGGTACAacagataaaaatattttcaagaAGAGTTCCATTTCGTTGGGTGAACTGTCTAAGAGTCCCTCGGGGGACATGCCAAAAAATGCTTTGGGGTATCTGCGCGACCATGTAGGGCGTCAACTGAGCGATTCGCAGAGCGATGTGATGAGCCATCAGCTGAATCGCCAGATGAGCAGCCAAGCGAGCCACCAGATGAGCAGCCAAGCGAGCCACCAGATGAGCAGCCAAATGAGCGACCAGCTAGGAACCGAAGCAGAGCagcctttaaaaaatataccatCCGAAGTGAGCAGCGGTTTAAAATCAGACCCTGAGGCACCTAAGGAGGAACGAAACGTCGCTAACGAAGCGGCGGTTGCAGTAAGGACGCAGGGTGACTTCCCCAAAGGGGTTTTGCAACAGGTGAATGGACCcctggaggaagaaaagaagaaacggCAACAGTATCTCAGCAGGGGATTCCGGGCCTACGCCCACATAGTGCTAT cCGAATCGAACGTCGTCACGAGAAAGTGTATAGTATCCTTTGATTATGCGTCTAAAAAACTCAGCATAGTAAGAAACAGAAAAGTGTTTAACATCGATGTGGATAAATTGTATGTGCAGGAAATGCCCACCTATGAAGATGACCTAGGCGTAATAGAATTGGTAATTTCGGAACGGAGATCCAGAGTGCTGCTACTGGAGTCTCGCGACCTTGTGGGGTTGCAGAACTTGGGGGATGAAATTGGCTGGATCAGCACCCCGAATG CTCGTTTAGGTTTGCACCGGGGGGGCACCTCGTTGGACACGCGAAGG acCGCGCCGCAGAATATGGagggagggaaaaaggaCCTAACGTACAAGCTGAATAACCATA TCTCAAAAGGAAAGATAAGTTTCTTCGACAAAATAAAGTTGAAAAGTTTTTTGGGCAAGAAAAAGTGA